One Streptomyces sp. NBC_00223 genomic window carries:
- a CDS encoding discoidin domain-containing protein, translating into MAALIAALALVINQTPAKAAGTLLSQGKPVTASSTENAGTPASAAVDGNNGTRWSSAAADPQWIQVDLGSTSTVSQVVLNWEAAYAKAYQIQTSADGNNWTSIYSTTTGPGGTETLSVNGSGRYVRVYTTQRATQYGVSLWEFQVYGAAGGGGTACSTTNAALNKTATASSTENAGTPASSAVDGNNGTRWSSAASDPQWLQVDLGSSQNICGVQLTWETAYGKAYKIQTSADGNSWTDVYSTTNGPGATELITLTGTGRYVRMYGTARATQYGYSLWEFQVFTGGTGSNGGANGGNTGGTTGGTTTPPPTTGGTTGGTTTPPPAGGAVLLSYNKPATASTYQNANSCTGCTPAKAFDEDPATRWATSDSNGWVDPGWISVDLGATAHITQVVLQWDPAYASAYQIQTSADGNNWTSIYSTTTGKGFKETLNVDGNGRYVRMYGTQRASQYGYSLWTFDVYGTGGNPTAPPALPPNPSNPPHLVWSDEFNGAAGTKPDTGKWTQDIGGGQNGELEYYTNGDNTTMDGNGNLVIEARKENVQGHQYTSGRINTSDHFNFTYGHVEARIKVTGTQGLWPAFWMLGSNFKTGTPWPNSGEIDIMEHIGKVPDSVYSTLHAPAYNGGGGYGEPYTIAGGDFANDFHTYAVDWDSSHMTFSVDGHAFFTADKATVEQTKGPWVYDHPFYIILNNAVGGDWPGNPDATSVFPQKMLVDYVRVSQ; encoded by the coding sequence GTGGCCGCGCTGATCGCGGCTCTCGCCCTGGTGATCAATCAGACCCCGGCCAAGGCCGCGGGCACCCTTCTCTCCCAGGGCAAGCCGGTCACGGCCTCGTCCACGGAGAACGCGGGCACCCCGGCCTCCGCCGCGGTGGACGGCAACAACGGCACCCGCTGGTCCAGTGCCGCCGCCGACCCGCAGTGGATCCAGGTCGACCTCGGCAGCACCTCCACTGTCTCGCAAGTGGTGCTCAACTGGGAGGCCGCGTACGCGAAGGCGTACCAGATCCAGACCTCGGCCGACGGCAACAACTGGACGAGCATCTACTCCACCACGACCGGCCCGGGCGGCACGGAGACACTTTCCGTAAACGGTTCCGGGCGTTATGTCCGTGTGTACACGACCCAGCGCGCCACCCAGTACGGTGTCTCGCTCTGGGAGTTCCAGGTGTACGGCGCCGCGGGCGGCGGCGGCACGGCCTGCTCCACCACCAACGCCGCGCTGAACAAGACCGCCACCGCCTCCTCCACCGAGAACGCCGGCACCCCGGCCTCCTCCGCGGTGGACGGCAACAACGGCACCCGCTGGTCGAGCGCCGCCTCCGACCCGCAGTGGCTCCAGGTCGACCTCGGCAGCTCGCAGAACATCTGCGGGGTGCAGCTGACCTGGGAGACCGCGTACGGCAAGGCGTACAAGATCCAGACCTCGGCCGACGGCAACAGCTGGACCGATGTGTACTCCACGACGAACGGCCCCGGCGCCACCGAGCTGATCACGCTCACCGGCACGGGCCGCTATGTGCGGATGTACGGCACCGCCCGCGCCACCCAGTACGGCTACTCGCTCTGGGAGTTCCAGGTCTTCACCGGCGGCACCGGCAGCAACGGCGGCGCCAACGGCGGGAACACCGGTGGCACCACCGGCGGCACCACGACTCCGCCCCCGACCACCGGCGGCACCACCGGCGGCACCACGACCCCGCCCCCGGCCGGCGGCGCGGTCCTGCTGTCGTACAACAAGCCCGCCACCGCCTCGACGTACCAGAACGCCAACAGCTGCACCGGCTGCACCCCGGCCAAGGCGTTCGACGAGGACCCGGCCACCCGCTGGGCGACCAGTGACTCCAACGGCTGGGTCGACCCGGGCTGGATCAGCGTCGACCTGGGCGCGACCGCGCACATCACCCAGGTCGTCCTCCAGTGGGACCCGGCCTACGCGAGCGCGTACCAGATCCAGACCTCGGCCGACGGCAACAACTGGACGAGCATCTACTCGACCACGACCGGCAAGGGCTTCAAGGAGACCCTGAACGTCGACGGCAACGGCCGCTATGTGCGGATGTACGGCACCCAGCGCGCCTCCCAGTACGGCTACTCGCTGTGGACCTTCGACGTGTACGGCACCGGTGGCAACCCGACCGCGCCGCCCGCCCTGCCGCCGAACCCGAGCAACCCCCCGCACCTCGTGTGGAGCGACGAGTTCAACGGCGCCGCGGGCACCAAGCCGGACACCGGCAAGTGGACCCAGGACATCGGCGGCGGCCAGAACGGCGAGCTGGAGTACTACACCAACGGTGACAACACCACCATGGACGGCAACGGCAACCTCGTCATCGAGGCCCGCAAGGAGAACGTCCAGGGCCACCAGTACACCTCGGGGCGGATCAACACCTCGGACCACTTCAACTTCACCTACGGCCATGTCGAGGCCCGGATCAAGGTGACCGGCACGCAGGGTCTGTGGCCCGCGTTCTGGATGCTCGGGTCGAACTTCAAGACGGGTACGCCGTGGCCCAACTCCGGTGAGATCGACATCATGGAGCACATCGGCAAGGTGCCGGACTCGGTGTACTCCACGCTGCACGCCCCCGCCTACAACGGTGGCGGCGGCTACGGCGAGCCCTACACCATCGCGGGCGGCGACTTCGCCAACGACTTCCACACCTACGCCGTGGACTGGGACTCCAGCCACATGACGTTCTCGGTGGACGGCCACGCCTTCTTCACCGCGGACAAGGCCACGGTGGAGCAGACCAAGGGTCCCTGGGTGTACGACCACCCGTTCTACATCATCCTCAACAACGCCGTGGGCGGCGACTGGCCCGGCAACCCGGACGCCACCAGCGTCTTCCCGCAGAAGATGCTCGTCGACTACGTACGCGTGTCGCAGTAG
- a CDS encoding FUSC family protein — MPDVPEPMVKLVRWTAEPAAAQTLRSTAAAVIAYLAAHWLLPQPAPLTAPLTALLVVQVTLYSTFITGIRRVNSVVVGVLIATGFSALVGLNWWSLGLIILTALLVGRVVRVGEFVPEVAISAMLVLGVSQVANTAWDRVFETLIGAGVGLLFNLLFAPPVWVQSAGGSLETLSRRMGVLFRDMGGEVAGHLPVERAADRLYEARRLDHDITEVDASLRQAEDSLRWNPRVREGALSRIVLRTGLDTLEICAVVLRVMSRTLTDLAKARTEESLFPDDVAGELEQLFGHVANAVENFAVLITTQVAANAEDAEERLARALADSRVVRDRTADLLLAKVQAHPRQWQLHGALLAEIDRILDELAVEKRSERLVEELDSYSREVIERHPRWALLKRRLAGQSSALRTSAPVRAVLRGPLGPGDRD, encoded by the coding sequence ATGCCCGACGTACCAGAGCCCATGGTCAAGCTGGTCCGGTGGACCGCCGAGCCGGCCGCCGCCCAGACCCTGCGGTCGACCGCCGCCGCCGTCATCGCCTATCTCGCGGCCCACTGGCTCCTTCCGCAGCCCGCCCCGCTGACCGCGCCCCTGACCGCCCTGCTGGTGGTGCAGGTGACCCTCTACTCCACCTTCATCACCGGCATCCGCCGGGTGAACTCGGTGGTGGTCGGGGTGCTCATCGCCACCGGCTTCAGCGCCCTGGTGGGGCTGAACTGGTGGAGCCTGGGACTGATCATCCTGACCGCGCTGCTCGTCGGCCGGGTGGTCAGGGTGGGCGAGTTCGTGCCCGAGGTCGCGATCAGCGCGATGCTCGTGCTCGGCGTCAGTCAGGTGGCGAACACCGCCTGGGACCGGGTCTTCGAGACCCTGATCGGGGCCGGCGTGGGGCTGCTGTTCAACCTCCTTTTCGCGCCACCGGTGTGGGTGCAGTCGGCCGGCGGCTCGCTGGAAACGCTCTCCCGCCGGATGGGCGTCCTCTTCCGCGACATGGGAGGCGAGGTGGCCGGACATCTCCCGGTCGAGCGGGCCGCCGACCGGCTGTACGAGGCCCGGCGGCTCGACCACGACATCACCGAGGTGGACGCCTCGCTGCGGCAGGCCGAGGACAGCCTGCGCTGGAACCCCCGGGTGCGCGAGGGAGCGCTCTCACGGATCGTGCTGCGGACCGGTCTCGACACCCTGGAGATCTGCGCGGTGGTGCTGCGGGTGATGTCGCGTACGCTCACCGACCTCGCCAAGGCGCGGACCGAGGAATCGCTCTTCCCCGACGACGTGGCCGGTGAGCTGGAGCAGCTTTTCGGCCACGTCGCCAACGCGGTCGAGAACTTCGCCGTGCTGATCACCACTCAGGTGGCCGCCAACGCGGAGGACGCGGAGGAACGGCTGGCCCGGGCCCTCGCCGACAGCCGGGTGGTCCGTGACCGCACGGCCGATCTGCTGCTCGCCAAGGTCCAGGCGCACCCCCGGCAGTGGCAGCTGCACGGCGCCCTGCTGGCCGAGATCGACCGGATCCTGGACGAGCTGGCGGTGGAGAAGCGCTCCGAGCGCCTGGTGGAGGAGCTGGACAGCTACTCGCGCGAGGTGATCGAGCGTCACCCGCGGTGGGCGCTGCTCAAGCGCCGGCTGGCCGGGCAGAGCAGCGCGCTGCGCACCTCGGCGCCGGTCCGCGCGGTCCTCCGCGGGCCCCTGGGGCCGGGCGACCGCGACTGA
- a CDS encoding discoidin domain-containing protein: MRSMRSIPRLIAGVIATSLLFLGSQVLPASAAGGPNLTAGKAVSASSTNGNNPVSNINDGNQDSYWESANNALPQWAQVDLGSSTSIDEVQLKLPASWGARTQTLSLQGSADGSGFNTLVSSATYSFDPSSSNTVKIDFPASNARYVRVNVTANTGWPAAQISELSVFAATASSNNLAQGRTLTASSTSSPYAASNANDGNQSSYWESASNAFPQWLRVDLGASVAINKLVLKLPGSADWATRTQTLSVQGSTDGSNFTDLVASTGYSFNPASSNTVTISLNSTTTRYVRLNFTGNTGWPAAQISEFEVYGPTTGDVTAPTAPTSLAFTQPQSGQIKLTWNAATDNVGVTGYDIYANGALRTSVAGNVTTYTDTQPDSATVTYYVRAKDAAGNQSANSNSVTRTGTSTDNQAPTAPANLAYTQPQSGQIKLTWSASSDNVGVTGYEVFANGTQIATTAGNVLTYTDSQPDSATVSYYVRAKDAAGNESGNSNTVTRNGTTPTGGTNQAVGKPITASSSTQTFVAANANDDDVTTYWEGSGNPSTLTVSLGANVDTSSVVVKLNPSSAWGNRTQTIAVSGREQSATSFTALSPATAYNFSPSSGNSVTIPVSGRVADVRLTFSSNTGAGGGQVAEFQVIGVPGPNPDLTVSSLTASPAAPVETDPVTLNATVKNIGTNASTATNVNFYLGTTKVGTTAVGALAAGASTTVSANIGAKDAGSYQLTAKVDEANTVVEQNETNNSYTSPTALVVKPVDTSDLVASPVAWSPGNPSAGNNVTFSVAIKNQGTVASASGAHGITLTLADATTGSVIKTLTGSYSGAIAAGATTSPVSLGSWTAVNGKYTVKTVIAVDANELSIKQANNTSNQSFFVGRGANMPYDSYEAEDGVLGGGAQVVGPNRTVGDIAGEASGRKAVTLNATGQSVSFTTRSSTNTLVVRYSIPDASGGGGITSNLNVYVNGTFLKAIDLTSKYAWLYGDETSPGNSPGSGGPRHIYDEANLLLGTTVPAGSTIKLQKDAANSTNYAIDFINTEQATQIPNPDPTKYVVPAGFTQQDVQNALDTARQDSTKLGVYLPAGDYQTAQKFQIYQRAIKVVGAGPWFTRFHTPTTQDNTDAGFRADATANGTSFSGFAFFGNYTSRIDGPGKVFDFSNVANMTIDNIWVEHTVCMYWGANTDSISISNSRIRDTFADGINMTNGSTDNHVFNNESRATGDDSFALFSAIDAGGADEKNNLFENLTSLLTWRAAGIAVYGGYDNTFRNIYVADTLVYAGITVSSLDFGYAMNGFGTVPTNIQNVSLARTGGHFWNGQTFPGIWLFSASKVFQGIRISDVDITDPTYSGIMFQTNYVGSQPQNPITDTVLTNISITGAHQSGDAYNAKSGFGLWANPLPEAGQGPAVGSVTINGLHESDNYKDIENPTSTFTIKVNN; encoded by the coding sequence ATGAGATCGATGCGCTCCATACCACGGCTGATCGCGGGGGTGATCGCGACCAGCCTGCTCTTCCTCGGCAGTCAGGTTCTCCCCGCATCGGCCGCGGGAGGACCGAATCTGACGGCCGGCAAGGCGGTCTCGGCAAGCAGTACCAACGGCAACAACCCCGTCAGCAACATCAACGACGGCAACCAGGACTCCTACTGGGAGAGCGCCAACAACGCCCTGCCGCAGTGGGCGCAGGTCGACCTCGGCAGCAGCACCAGCATCGACGAGGTCCAGCTGAAGCTGCCCGCCTCGTGGGGTGCCCGCACCCAGACGCTCTCCTTGCAGGGGAGCGCGGACGGCAGCGGCTTCAACACGCTGGTCAGCTCCGCGACCTACTCGTTCGACCCCTCCTCGAGCAACACGGTCAAGATCGACTTCCCGGCCTCCAACGCGCGGTACGTGCGGGTCAACGTGACCGCCAACACCGGCTGGCCGGCCGCCCAGATCTCCGAGCTCTCGGTCTTCGCGGCCACCGCGTCGAGCAACAACCTCGCCCAGGGCCGCACCCTGACGGCGAGCAGCACGTCGTCCCCGTACGCCGCGTCGAACGCCAACGACGGCAACCAGAGCAGCTACTGGGAGAGCGCGAGCAACGCCTTCCCGCAGTGGCTGCGGGTCGACCTCGGCGCCTCGGTCGCCATCAACAAGCTCGTGCTGAAGCTGCCGGGCTCGGCGGACTGGGCGACGCGTACCCAGACGCTGTCCGTGCAGGGGAGCACCGACGGGTCGAACTTCACCGATCTCGTCGCGTCGACCGGGTACTCCTTCAACCCGGCGTCGAGCAACACGGTGACCATCAGCCTGAACTCCACGACCACCCGGTACGTCCGGCTGAACTTCACCGGCAACACCGGCTGGCCCGCCGCCCAGATCTCGGAGTTCGAGGTCTACGGCCCGACCACCGGTGACGTCACCGCGCCCACCGCCCCGACCTCGCTGGCGTTCACCCAGCCTCAGTCCGGCCAGATCAAGCTGACCTGGAACGCCGCCACGGACAACGTCGGCGTCACGGGTTACGACATCTACGCCAACGGCGCCCTGCGCACCTCGGTGGCCGGCAATGTGACGACGTACACCGACACCCAGCCGGACAGCGCCACGGTCACCTACTACGTACGGGCCAAGGACGCGGCCGGCAACCAGTCGGCGAACAGCAACAGCGTCACCCGTACCGGTACCAGCACCGACAACCAGGCGCCGACCGCCCCGGCGAACCTCGCCTACACCCAGCCGCAGTCCGGTCAGATCAAGCTGACCTGGAGCGCGTCGAGCGACAACGTCGGCGTCACCGGTTACGAGGTCTTCGCCAACGGCACCCAGATCGCCACCACGGCGGGCAATGTCCTCACCTACACGGACAGCCAGCCCGACAGCGCGACCGTCTCCTACTACGTCCGGGCCAAGGACGCGGCGGGCAACGAGTCGGGCAACAGCAACACGGTGACCCGCAACGGCACCACCCCGACCGGTGGCACCAACCAGGCTGTCGGCAAGCCGATCACCGCCTCCTCCTCCACGCAGACGTTCGTGGCGGCCAACGCCAACGACGACGACGTGACCACCTACTGGGAGGGCAGCGGCAACCCCAGCACGCTGACCGTCTCGCTGGGCGCGAACGTGGACACCAGCTCGGTCGTGGTCAAGCTCAACCCGAGCAGCGCGTGGGGCAACCGTACGCAGACCATCGCGGTCTCCGGCCGTGAGCAGAGCGCGACCTCCTTCACCGCGCTCTCGCCCGCGACGGCGTACAACTTCAGCCCGTCCTCCGGGAACTCGGTCACGATCCCGGTCAGCGGCCGGGTCGCGGACGTGCGGCTGACCTTCTCCTCGAACACCGGAGCGGGCGGCGGCCAGGTGGCCGAGTTCCAGGTGATCGGCGTGCCCGGTCCCAACCCGGACCTGACCGTCAGCAGCCTCACCGCGTCCCCCGCGGCTCCGGTCGAGACCGACCCGGTCACCCTCAACGCGACGGTGAAGAACATCGGCACCAACGCGTCGACGGCCACCAATGTCAACTTCTACCTCGGCACCACCAAGGTGGGCACCACGGCGGTCGGCGCGCTCGCGGCCGGCGCCAGCACCACGGTGTCGGCGAACATCGGCGCCAAGGACGCGGGCAGCTACCAGCTGACCGCGAAGGTCGACGAGGCCAACACGGTCGTCGAGCAGAACGAGACCAACAACAGCTACACCAGCCCGACCGCACTGGTCGTCAAGCCGGTCGACACCTCCGACCTGGTGGCCTCGCCGGTCGCCTGGTCGCCGGGCAACCCGTCGGCGGGCAACAACGTGACCTTCTCGGTCGCGATCAAGAACCAGGGCACGGTCGCCTCGGCCTCCGGCGCCCACGGCATCACCCTCACCCTCGCCGACGCGACCACCGGCAGCGTCATCAAGACGCTCACCGGCTCGTACAGCGGCGCCATCGCGGCCGGGGCCACCACCAGCCCGGTCAGCCTGGGCAGCTGGACGGCGGTCAACGGTAAGTACACCGTCAAGACCGTGATCGCGGTCGACGCCAACGAGCTGTCGATCAAGCAGGCGAACAACACCAGCAACCAGTCCTTCTTCGTGGGCCGCGGCGCCAACATGCCGTACGACTCCTACGAGGCCGAGGACGGCGTGCTCGGTGGCGGCGCCCAGGTCGTCGGCCCGAACCGGACCGTCGGCGACATCGCGGGTGAGGCGTCCGGCCGCAAGGCCGTCACGCTCAACGCGACCGGCCAGTCCGTGTCGTTCACCACGCGCTCCAGCACCAACACGCTGGTCGTCCGCTACTCCATCCCGGACGCGTCGGGCGGCGGCGGCATCACCTCCAACCTCAACGTCTACGTCAACGGCACGTTCCTCAAGGCCATCGACCTGACGTCGAAGTACGCCTGGCTGTACGGCGACGAGACCAGCCCGGGCAACTCGCCCGGCTCCGGCGGCCCGCGGCACATCTACGACGAGGCCAACCTGCTGCTGGGCACCACGGTCCCGGCGGGCAGCACCATCAAGCTGCAGAAGGACGCGGCGAACAGCACCAACTACGCGATCGACTTCATCAACACCGAGCAGGCCACCCAGATCCCGAACCCGGACCCGACGAAGTACGTCGTGCCGGCCGGGTTCACCCAGCAGGACGTGCAGAACGCGCTGGACACCGCGCGGCAGGACTCCACCAAGCTCGGTGTCTACCTGCCGGCCGGTGACTACCAGACCGCGCAGAAGTTCCAGATCTACCAGCGCGCCATCAAGGTGGTCGGCGCCGGGCCGTGGTTCACCCGCTTCCACACGCCGACGACCCAGGACAACACGGACGCCGGATTCCGCGCGGACGCGACCGCCAACGGGACGTCGTTCTCCGGATTCGCGTTCTTCGGCAACTACACCTCGCGCATCGACGGTCCCGGAAAGGTCTTCGACTTCTCCAACGTGGCCAACATGACCATCGACAACATCTGGGTCGAGCACACGGTCTGCATGTACTGGGGTGCGAACACCGACAGCATCTCCATCAGCAATTCGCGTATCCGTGACACGTTCGCCGACGGCATCAACATGACGAACGGCTCCACGGACAACCACGTCTTCAACAACGAGTCGCGGGCGACCGGTGACGACAGCTTCGCGCTGTTCTCCGCCATCGACGCCGGTGGCGCGGACGAGAAGAACAACCTGTTCGAGAACCTGACCTCGCTGCTGACCTGGCGCGCGGCGGGCATCGCGGTGTACGGCGGGTACGACAACACCTTCCGCAACATCTACGTGGCCGACACGCTCGTCTACGCCGGTATCACCGTCAGTTCGCTGGACTTCGGTTACGCGATGAACGGCTTCGGCACCGTGCCGACGAACATCCAGAATGTGTCGCTGGCCAGAACGGGCGGTCACTTCTGGAACGGTCAGACCTTCCCCGGTATCTGGCTGTTCTCGGCCTCGAAGGTGTTCCAGGGAATTCGGATCAGCGATGTGGACATCACCGATCCGACCTACAGCGGCATCATGTTCCAGACCAACTACGTCGGGAGCCAGCCGCAGAACCCGATCACGGACACCGTCCTGACCAACATCTCGATCACCGGCGCCCACCAGAGCGGTGACGCGTACAACGCCAAGTCCGGCTTCGGACTGTGGGCGAACCCGCTGCCGGAGGCGGGCCAGGGTCCGGCGGTCGGTTCGGTGACGATCAACGGTCTGCACGAGAGCGACAACTACAAGGACATCGAGAACCCGACGTCCACCTTCACCATCAAGGTCAACAACTGA
- a CDS encoding ricin-type beta-trefoil lectin domain protein, whose translation MRKPRLRPKALLAAALAPALAAGVLLATGGTAHAAANAGPGFPAQYAAPYAEVWNSPSALTTVKNATGLKYFTLAFVIDGGGCNATFNGDTSITDSGWTSAINTLRAGGGDVIASFGGASGTEIGISCGSVSALETQYKRVIDGLNLTRLDFDIEGSALSNTTANDRRNTALADLQQQYAAAGKRLDIDYTLPVNPTGLESNGLSLLNNAKSHGLNVNLVNIMTMDYGPSMDMGQAAISAAQALHTQLGQIWTTKSSAQLWAMEGNTPMIGVNDSSNEVFSTANAQALETFAKANGIQELSFWALGRDKACATNGGSASSSCSGTSQSAWQFSSIFNAITGGGTTPPPTTTPPAGGGATGPIRSGYANKCVDVAAASSANGTAVQLYDCNGTNAQQWTVGTDGSLKALGKCMDVASAGTANGSLVQLYDCNGTNAQKWQKGSGNTLVNTGSGRCLDATGPSSANGTRLQIWDCFGGTNQQWTLPS comes from the coding sequence ATGAGAAAACCGCGTCTCAGGCCCAAGGCGCTCCTCGCCGCCGCCCTCGCCCCCGCGCTCGCCGCGGGCGTCCTGCTGGCCACCGGTGGCACCGCGCACGCCGCGGCCAACGCCGGCCCCGGCTTCCCCGCCCAGTACGCCGCCCCCTACGCCGAGGTCTGGAACTCGCCGTCGGCGCTGACGACCGTGAAGAACGCGACCGGGCTGAAGTACTTCACCCTCGCCTTCGTCATCGACGGCGGCGGCTGCAACGCCACCTTCAACGGCGACACCTCGATCACCGACTCCGGCTGGACCTCGGCCATCAACACCCTGCGCGCGGGCGGCGGCGACGTCATCGCCTCCTTCGGCGGCGCCTCCGGCACCGAGATCGGTATCTCCTGCGGCTCGGTGTCCGCGCTGGAGACCCAGTACAAGCGGGTGATCGACGGCCTCAACCTGACCCGGCTGGACTTCGACATCGAGGGCAGCGCGCTCAGCAACACCACGGCCAACGACCGCCGCAACACCGCCCTCGCCGACCTCCAGCAGCAGTACGCGGCGGCCGGCAAGCGGCTCGACATCGACTACACCCTGCCGGTCAACCCGACCGGCCTGGAGTCCAACGGCCTGAGCCTGCTGAACAACGCCAAGAGCCACGGGCTGAACGTCAATCTCGTCAACATCATGACGATGGACTACGGGCCGTCCATGGACATGGGCCAGGCCGCGATCAGCGCCGCGCAGGCCCTGCACACCCAGCTCGGCCAGATCTGGACCACCAAGTCCTCCGCCCAGCTGTGGGCGATGGAGGGCAACACGCCGATGATCGGCGTCAACGACTCCAGCAACGAGGTCTTCTCCACCGCCAACGCCCAGGCCCTGGAGACCTTCGCGAAGGCCAACGGCATCCAGGAGCTGTCCTTCTGGGCGCTCGGCCGCGACAAGGCCTGCGCGACCAACGGCGGTTCCGCCTCCAGCTCGTGCAGCGGCACCTCGCAGTCCGCCTGGCAGTTCTCCAGCATCTTCAACGCGATCACCGGCGGCGGCACCACTCCGCCGCCCACCACCACGCCGCCCGCCGGCGGCGGCGCGACCGGCCCGATCCGCTCCGGCTACGCCAACAAGTGCGTGGACGTCGCCGCCGCGAGCTCCGCCAACGGCACCGCGGTCCAGCTCTACGACTGCAACGGCACCAACGCCCAGCAGTGGACGGTCGGCACCGACGGCAGCCTCAAGGCCCTCGGCAAGTGCATGGACGTCGCCTCGGCCGGCACCGCCAACGGCTCCCTGGTGCAGCTCTACGACTGCAACGGGACCAACGCGCAGAAGTGGCAGAAGGGTTCGGGCAACACCCTGGTCAACACCGGCTCCGGCCGGTGCCTGGACGCCACGGGACCTAGCTCGGCCAACGGCACCCGGCTGCAGATCTGGGACTGCTTCGGCGGCACCAACCAGCAGTGGACGCTGCCTTCCTGA
- a CDS encoding mycothiol transferase: MNSAELLTDAFDRIKEVVHGAVAGLTPDELAERIDPDANSVAWLVWHLTRIQDDHLADASGSEQVWTSGGWADRFGLPLPDGATGYGHGPDEVAAVRVKSARVLTGYHDAVHARTVDQVRGLRGTALNRVVDEGWDPPVTLGVRLISVISDDLQHAGQAALLRGMLLRRR, from the coding sequence ATGAACAGCGCGGAACTGCTCACCGACGCCTTCGACCGGATCAAGGAGGTCGTGCACGGCGCCGTCGCGGGACTGACCCCCGACGAGCTGGCCGAGCGGATCGACCCGGACGCGAACTCGGTCGCCTGGCTGGTCTGGCACCTCACCCGGATCCAGGACGACCATCTCGCCGACGCCTCCGGCAGTGAGCAGGTATGGACCTCCGGCGGCTGGGCGGACCGCTTCGGACTGCCCCTCCCGGACGGGGCCACCGGATACGGCCACGGCCCGGACGAGGTCGCCGCGGTCCGGGTGAAGAGCGCCCGCGTGCTCACCGGCTACCACGACGCGGTGCACGCCCGCACGGTCGACCAGGTGCGGGGGCTGCGCGGCACGGCTCTGAACCGGGTGGTCGACGAGGGCTGGGACCCGCCGGTCACCCTCGGCGTCCGGCTGATCAGCGTGATCTCCGACGACCTCCAGCACGCGGGCCAGGCCGCCCTTCTGCGCGGGATGCTGCTGCGCCGCCGCTGA